Part of the Phocoena sinus isolate mPhoSin1 chromosome 17, mPhoSin1.pri, whole genome shotgun sequence genome is shown below.
CCTGAAAATGGCTCGAGCATCTTTTATTCTGCACTTTAGGGCCTCCTTGCCCCCACGCTACTGGTGGTGGCCTTTGTCCAGAGTGGTTGGTCGCTGTCCTGGCCACTGATACCTATGCCCATCTTTGCCTCGAGGACCTGCTGCACCTGACACCCCCCCATGCTGTGGCCACGCAGCCCCTGCTGAGGCCCGTGCTTGTGACGTGGGGGAACTGGGTCCTTCCGCGGCAGGGTGGTCAGCAGCCCCACAGCAGGATCTCCTCTGTGGCCAAGTGCACGAGGGCATGGAAGCTCAGGTGCAGGTACTTTCTCCAGAAGCGCTTGTCCCGCCCGTACACCTGGGCCGGATAGCAGGGGCTTCCTGCAGTGGGAGGAGACACAGCTCTGACGACTCCGGCCAggtctgcccccagcccccgcctTGCTCAGGGCTGGGCCTCCCAGGTCCGCACCGATGCCGTGGAAGATCCGGGCCACAGCCCTGCCCGAGAACCGCTGCTCTGGCCACGAGGACAGGAGGTGGCGGATGTCCCGGCGGATCTGGTCCTCCCAGTCCTGGAGCTGCCGGTGGGGACACGTGGCATGCTGTTCTGCAGTGCTCGGTGAGGGGCGGGAGGCAGGTGTGTGCCTGCAGCCGGGGGTGCGTCCTCTCTGCaactcctctcctcctctccccctccccgctccccggAGGCCCTGACGCTCACCCTGGCCTGTCCTGGCTCAGGGTCCTCCTCGGCCTCCACGCCCCCCGGTGCTTCTAACTCCTCCTCGAAGTAGTGGCTGAGCAGGGCCTTGAGCCTGCCGCTGCGTGCCTCATCGGGCTGCTCCAGACACGGCCCGCAACTGGGGAGGGCCACGCTGGGGTGGGGAGAACCTGTCAGAGCGGCCCACCTTGGGGAGGATGGGgtggcccaggccctgcccagcccctcctgcacCTGTGGAAAGCCCGGAAGGTGCGGTGCAGGCGGGCCAGGGCTTCTCGCTCACGGGCCTGCACGCGGCCGTGCAGGAAGTCACAGATCTGGTCCCTCTCCTGGGCTGTCAGGTCCCCGGGGCTGTGCAGGTGGAAGGCCAGCTCCCTGAACTCCACCAGCACCCCCGTGCCCTGAGGCACACCTGCCAGATAGGGTGTCAGAAACTGGCAGAAAGGCGGCAAACAGGAGGCaagcagggctgggggcgggcgcACCTGTCCCGGGCTCTGGATCCCACCGCAGCTGGTGGAGAGCCCGCCGCACGGGGGCCAGCTCCCAGCCCATGGAGTCTGCCAGCTCGACCATGTCCAGCTCCACAGAACTGCTTCCCCCACCTGTCGTCTTGGGGCACTGCCGGGCCAAACACACAGCCAGTGGGGGACACCTGTACCAGGGGAAGGGACGTGTGACTGGCAGCCCTGGTTCTCTGTCCCGGTCCTGAGCCCAGGGTGGGATTGCGCTCACCTGCGGGCCAGGGCCTGGAGCTGGGTGGGGCCCCCGGGGCAGCGCAGGTGGCAGCAGGCATAGGTGGGCGCCAGCAGCTTCAGCCAACGCTGTGGGTGCAGCTCAAGGTAGCACAGCAGAGTCTCGATGGctgggggcagagcagggctCAGAAGATGCGGGGGTGCTGGGGtgttcccccccccaccccgacgcTCCCTGCTCCTCACCCTCCTCGGGCAAATCCAGGGCTTCCACAGTTGGCTGCACTGGGAGCGCCCGCTTGTGGCCCGGGCACCGGGTTGTGTGCTCGAGGCTGGGATGGTCAGCGTCCTGGGGAGATGTAGCCACGAGGACCCTGGCTGAGTGCCCTTCCTGGCTCTCGTCTCCCTGCTGCTCTGGGGGCTGCCGGGCGCAAGCACAGGGAGGGAACACGCGCTGCACCAGCCTCTTCACGGCGAGGAAGTCGATGACGTTGGCGTGAACGTGTCTGCGCAGCTCCCACAGATCCTCACCCTGTAGCAGGGCAGCATGAATGCGGGGCCGCagcagggggcggggctgggggagcggtggggagaCGGGTACCCACCTGGGGCCGGAGGAAGACGTGGCACTGTGCAGGCTGCCCATCACGCCCAGCCCGGCCCACAGCCTGCACGTAGCTCTCAAAGCTTGGGGGCAACCCCAGATGCAGCACGGCCCGCACGTCTGGCCGGTCCAGCCCCATCCCGAAGGCCACCGTGGCCACCACCACCCGCAGCCGGCCCTCCATGAAGGCCCGTTGCACCCGCCGCCGCTCCCGGCTGCCCATGCCGGCGTGGTAGGCTTCAGCCACAGCCTCCGGGGCTCGGCCTGCAGGGAAGACCCACGACGGTCAGGCGGGGCGTGTGCCCGGGGCCCATCTGTGGAGTGCAGGCCTGCCTCCACCTCACCTCGGGATCCTGGGGCCTGGGCCTCACGCAGACAGGTGCGCAGCAGGGCGGCGACGCGCTCCGTGTCCTCTCGTCTGTTACAGTAGACGATGACGGAGTCCAGGGCACGGAAACGATCACTCTGCAGCAGCGTCACCAGAGCCTGGAGAGGACGAGGCTGAGCGCGAGCATCGGAAGGCAGGGCCTCTGCTCGGCCCGGGCGCGCGTGCTTACCTGGTCTGGGTCCCTGTCCGAAGACACAGAGAGGTGCAGGTTGGCAGGGATGGTGCCCGGCCCCCTGAGGATAGACTCTTCGGCCACGCCCAGGTGCCGGGCCACGTCGAGGGCACTGCTGCGCGTGGCCGTGGCCGTGAGACCCAGGAAGCAGCCTATACCCACGTGTTCGCGCAACACCTGCGTGGAGGGGAGTGGTGAGATGCCCAGCCTTCCTCGGTCTGCTCATGTAgctccccccctgccccccggcaCAAGGCTTACCTGGCAGACACGCAGGTAGCAGGGCCGGAAGTTGTGGGACCACTGGGAGAGGCAGTGGGCCTCGTCGATGCAGGCAAAGGCGACCAGTGGCAGCTGGGCGAGGAGGGCAGCGCCCCCCGCCCCAACTAGCGCCTCTGGCGACATCATCAGCACTTGCACCTGGGCTGCCCGAACCTGAGGACGACGGCAAGGTCAGGAGCACCGCCCAGGGGGTCCGCCTGCTGCCTCTGCCGCTCTCGCCCTGTGAGGGCCCCTAACCTTCTGCAGGGCGGAGGCCCGCTCCTTCTTGGTCATCCCCGAGTGGATGCAGACCGCCTTCAGGCCTGGGGGCAAGCCGGAGACCTGCAGGTACAGCAGCACAGCCTGTCACAGGCCACCAGCCCTGGCCCTTCCCCAGATGCCTCTTAGAATGGTTTGGCCGGACAACTACTGCTGTGTCCCCTCCAGGATCTCTGGGAGAACCCAGGTCCTGGGTCCTGTGACTAAGGGTTCAGAGCCACCTGTGGGCTTGGACTCAGGAGCACTGGAAACAGGTCCCCATGGGGACGCCCCCTCCCCCAAGCTGCTCCTCTTGTGGGTGGGCCTGGGTCTAGCCAGCTGTGTCCCTGCTGCCTTTGGGCCACTGCCAGCTCATAGACAGAGCTGAAAATGGCCTGGCAACTTGCCactcgggggtgggggtggggcaagaAGCAGCAGCCCAAGTGGGTCAGCAGAGCCACGGGTACCAGCTCTCGCCTTCTGCACCTACCCAGAGACCCTGTCTACCAACCTGGTTGTCCATGAGCGACATGAGAGGAGAAACGACCAGCGTGAGGCAGGGGCTTCGCCGGAAGTAGAGCAGTGCGGGGAGCTGGTAGCACAGGGACTTACCAGCCCCCGTGGGCAGTACCAGCAACGTGGACACACCTGGGTTTTACCGAGAGGGTCAAGAGCACAGCTCTGTGGCCCAGCCGCAGTCCCACCGCGCCCCCTGCCGGCCGTACTCACCAGACAGGGTCCGCATGACCACACGCTCCTGCAAAGGGTAGAAGGCTTGGTGCCCCAGCTGCTCCAGGGCCTGAAGCACCTCAGCTGGCGTGTCTGTGGACACAGGTATCAGTCAGCATGGCCCCGAGTCGCCCCCACCTCCCAGTCAAGGTTCTGGAGCTGGTAGGCGTCTACTCACCTACCACCTGCCCCAAAGGCCCTGGCGGATAGAGTGGTGGCACAGGAGGCGGACAAGGAGCCTTGGGCACAGACTGCCCTGTGGGCACCAGCAGCTCAGACCCCGCAGGCTCTGTGTCCTCTTCACCTGCCGAGAGCAAATAAGACAGGGTAGGACAGGAGCTCCGGACTGGTCTGGGGTCACTCTGGCAAGAAAGCCACTTGCTACAACCTCTCCTCCACCTCTTTGCTCACCAGAGAGTTGGTGGCAGGCAGCGCCCATTCTCTGGGATACTTCCTTGAACGTGGCCCGGGTCTGTGCGCCACCCTCATCCTTGCCACCCTCCTTCTGAGGGGCCAGGGTAAGTTCTGGACCAGGGGCAGGAGTTAGGAGGGCCTTTTGCTTGAGCTAGAGCCGCCTCCCCAAAGAGCACAACAACCCCTGCAAGCAGCGCTGGCCCAAGCCACCCCCCAGGGCAGAGGCCTCACCTGGCTGAGGGCACTGGGATGCCCAGTGACTGAGCTGCCCACACTGGGAGCAAGAATCCTGGGCTGTGGCTCTGCGCTGACCACCCCCAAAACACTCTCCTTTCTTCTGCCACTTCTGCTTCCATACCTAGTGGGGACACAAAGGAGACTCACAGAGCAAGAAGCAAGGCAGGTGGGCGGGAACACCCGGCACCACCTTCTCACCTGCTTGCGAAGGAGCCTGCCCCTTGAGGCCGGGCCCCGTACGTAGCGCTTCTGCTTCATGTTGAGTCGCACATAGTTCCCCCTGTTCTGGACAGCAAGTCTAGAAGAGACGCACAGGTCGACTGCACCCACAGCCCTCCCCACCATGGCGCGACTGAAGGCAGCGCTGCTGGGAGGCTAGGGCAGTGAtacctgggggctgggggcttgcTGGGGGGCTGTGCCTGCACAGGCTGCTCTGGACAGTCTTCTGTAGGCACTGCAGCCCCAGCTCCTGCAGGCAGGGGTCCTGCTTGGCCGCTGTCCTGCTGGGTCTGTGCAGGGCTTCCCTCCAGCTCCCCACTCCATCTCCGCTTCTTGCCTTGACGGGTACCAGGCTGAGAGTTCCCTGCACTGATACCAGCTGCTAGTAGGGTTGGACTCTCTGGGCCCTGTAAAGGCACCTCAGGGCCAGCGCTGGGACCGAAGACAGATGCAACACCTGGAGTAAGAAGCTGGGACTCCTCTGCACCCAGGCAAGGCTGGCAGGCCCTGGGAACCCCCGGAAAATCTGAAGTCCCGTTGTGACACCGCTGCAGCCAGCCTGGGTCTAGGGAGCCCAGCCGCAGGCTCAGGGATGCCCTCAACTGCTGGGGCCGGCCTGGCCTCAGCTCGGGCCTGGGAGGCTGGGGGGGCACCTCACTGACTTCTTCTGGAGAGATGGTGGCAGCTCCTGTGCCTGGTGGCCCTGGGGAAGGCATCTTGGAGGAGGATCTTCGTGTAAGCCGGGGTATTCGGCTCAGGGCTGGCCCAGCCTGGGAGGGAGAGATAAGCAGGAACTGAGGCCCTTGGGGTGCTGCAGACTCTGAAACCTGCTGGAGGCCCCACCTGTAACAGCTGGGCGATGTGAGAAACCTAAGGCTGGGACGTAAAAGAAGTCGAGAGTAGAGGCGACGCTGGGCTCTTCTGGAGGGCTGCGCTCTGGGAAATGCTGGAGTTGGTGTGTGTGCACGTGAACACGTGTGAAAGACTTAACAGGGTTGGCTGCCTGCTGATCCTGCTTCTGGGCCAAGCGTAGCTCTGGACCTAGGCTGGATGCACTGCCTGCCCGACCCTCACCTGCAGACTGCCCTTTAGGTTGGCCTTAAGCCTCTTCCCGTAGTCCTGCACAGATCCCTGAGAGCTGAGCCTTGATGGAGGATGGGGGCTCTGGGTCGCGGCCCGATTCAGGTGGGGCCCCCAGCAGCTGGGCTCCAGCATCTGCAGGAAGAGACGGTAGAGATCTAGGCCACGGAAAGGCTGGCGCAGGGGGGAACAGAAGTGTCTCCAGCCCCGGAGACCTGAGGGTGggggctgtccttcctccaccctGTCAGCCCGCCCCCTGAGTTCTTTGCCCCACAGAGCCTGGGTCACGACTCCTCCTGGATCCGGCATACAGGAAGTTGACCGATAGGCTGGGATGTCGAGCCCGGGTACCTCCTCGGCCGCCGACGCGGGAAGCGACTGCTCCGAGCCGTGAGGCCCGACGCCGCCGGCCTGACCCAGTGCCTCCTTCAGGGTGCGGTACTCCCGGTAGAGCGCTGAGGGCGGGGCCGGacgggggggtgggggtcggTGTTCAGGAGGCAGGGCTCGGCTGGGCGTGGGGGTGGAGGCCGCCCGCCCCCTGCCCGCGTCCCCTGCCGCTGCCTCCGCCCCGCGCCCGCTCGCTCACCGCGGGTCTCCTCGGGCGCCGCTTCCACGTCCTCCTGTAAAGGGAGCGCGTCAGCCGGATGCCGCTCCCTCAGCTCCCCGCCCACGGGCAGCCCGCACCTGGCCCGGCAACCGCCCGCTCCGCCGCCGAAACGCGCGCTCCC
Proteins encoded:
- the RECQL4 gene encoding LOW QUALITY PROTEIN: ATP-dependent DNA helicase Q4 (The sequence of the model RefSeq protein was modified relative to this genomic sequence to represent the inferred CDS: deleted 2 bases in 1 codon), which produces MEQLRDVRERLQAWERAFRRRSGRLPGQEDVEAAPEETRALYREYRTLKEALGQAGGVGPHGSEQSLPASAAEEMLEPSCWGPHLNRAATQSPHPPSRLSSQGSVQDYGKRLKANLKGSLQAGPALSRIPRLTRRSSSKMPSPGPPGTGAATISPEEVSEVPPQPPRPELRPGRPQQLRASLSLRLGSLDPGWLQRCHNGTSDFPGVPRACQPCLGAEESQLLTPGVASVFGPSAGPEVPLQGPESPTLLAAGISAGNSQPGTRQGKKRRWSGELEGSPAQTQQDSGQAGPLPAGAGAAVPTEDCPEQPVQAQPPSKPPAPRYHCPSPSSAAFSRAMVGRAVGAVDLCVSSRLAVQNRGNYVRLNMKQKRYVRGPASRGRLLRKQVWKQKWQKKGECFGGGQRRATAQDSCSQCGQLSHWASQCPQPGEEDTEPAGSELLVPTGQSVPKAPCPPPVPPLYPPGPLGQVVDTPAEVLQALEQLGHQAFYPLQERVVMRTLSGVSTLLVLPTGAGKSLCYQLPALLYFRRSPCLTLVVSPLMSLMDNQVSGLPPGLKAVCIHSGMTKKERASALQKVRAAQVQVLMMSPEALVGAGGAALLAQLPLVAFACIDEAHCLSQWSHNFRPCYLRVCQVLREHVGIGCFLGLTATATRSSALDVARHLGVAEESILRGPGTIPANLHLSVSSDRDPDQALVTLLQSDRFRALDSVIVYCNRREDTERVAALLRTCLREAQAPGSRGRAPEAVAEAYHAGMGSRERRRVQRAFMEGRLRVVVATVAFGMGLDRPDVRAVLHLGLPPSFESYVQAVGRAGRDGQPAQCHVFLRPQGEDLWELRRHVHANVIDFLAVKRLVQRVFPPCACARQPPEQQGDESQEGHSARVLVATSPQDADHPSLEHTTRCPGHKRALPVQPTVEALDLPEEAIETLLCYLELHPQRWLKLLAPTYACCHLRCPGGPTQLQALARRCPPLAVCLARQCPKTTGGGSSSVELDMVELADSMGWELAPVRRALHQLRWDPEPGTGVPQGTGVLVEFRELAFHLHSPGDLTAQERDQICDFLHGRVQAREREALARLHRTFRAFHSVALPSCGPCLEQPDEARSGRLKALLSHYFEEELEAPGGVEAEEDPEPGQARLQDWEDQIRRDIRHLLSSWPEQRFSGRAVARIFHGIGSPCYPAQVYGRDKRFWRKYLHLSFHALVHLATEEILLWGC